Genomic DNA from [Limnothrix rosea] IAM M-220:
GATCCCTACTATCGTTTCAAATCCCTAGAAGAAATCCTCTGGGCGGCTGAGTTTGGGGTGCGTATTGATGTAAATCGCGCTGCTGTGGATGATTTACTACGCTTACCCGGAATTTCTATTCATCAGGCCAAGGCGATTATTTCTCTCACAAACAACGGTGTTCAGTTCTTGTCTTTGGAGGATTTTGCGGCGGCCTTGGGGATGGCGATCGCCCGTCTGCAGCCCCTTGAGCCGATTCTCAATTTTTCCTACTATGCTCCAGAAGTCACCCCTCAAAAATTACGCATTAACCAAGCTAACCCCACAGAATTAACCCAAATCCCGACCATCGATTTACCCCTTGCCCAACGCATTGTGAACGAACGTCAACGCGGCCTCTACACAAACTTGGCACAAATGCAGCAACGACTTGAGTTGTCCGGACAAGTAATCAGCGAACTATTACCATGGTTGAGCTTTTCGTAACGGTGACTCCGATCCCATGGAAAAGTTGTTACCGTGGGGTAAATCGCATTCAA
This window encodes:
- a CDS encoding ComEA family DNA-binding protein, whose translation is MKFLRRKQLHQRLRQDPYYRFKSLEEILWAAEFGVRIDVNRAAVDDLLRLPGISIHQAKAIISLTNNGVQFLSLEDFAAALGMAIARLQPLEPILNFSYYAPEVTPQKLRINQANPTELTQIPTIDLPLAQRIVNERQRGLYTNLAQMQQRLELSGQVISELLPWLSFS